The Chelonia mydas isolate rCheMyd1 chromosome 20, rCheMyd1.pri.v2, whole genome shotgun sequence genome includes the window ttggaaatatAAAGTGAATATCACTTAAAGGTTCAAAAAACaagaggcaaagaaaaagaagacaACTTTGGTTATTTTGAAGCCATTTCATGATTTTTGGGagcctgagtcatgatttttaaatgcctcATGGGAAGCTGGGTGGGAAAGAACATGGCATCCATTCTCGCACAGCGCTGGGCCTGGCCTTCCAGTGAGGCCAGGCAGGGAGAACATTATCCACACTAAGGTGGGCTCAGAGCACTCTCGGTGGCAGCATTTTAGGGGACACAGGAGATGTGGTGACAACTTAGGAAACACCATGGTATTTCGGGGCGGCAGGGAGTGGTGCAGGGAGAATTTCAGGGGGATGCACAGGCATCTAGGGGAAACACATGAGCATCTTGGGAGAACATGGAGTGGATGTCTTGGGGGGACGTCTGTGTCTCAGACGTTCATGTTGACATGACAGGGTCTCAGCGTGTTGTGTCAGTATCTTGATGGGAGGCATGCGATGTGACATCTCAGAATAACTTGTCTACGTCCTGGGGGGACATGGAAAGGCTCTCAAGGACACTAGAattaggtgaccagatgtcctgatttttacagggacagtcccgatatttggggctttttcttatataggtgcttattaccccccacaccctgtcctgatttttcacccttgctatctggtcaccccaacTACAATGTCCCATAACATTAACAATGTTTGGGATGACATGGGTGAGTTTTGAGGAGACGGGTATAGTCGTCCCAGTGGGATATGGAGGGCTACACACTCATGGGATGCTGTGATATTTGGGGGTGACCAGAGTCTCTGCAGGCCAGACTGTGACACGACTGGGGTGATGTGTCTGTATCCTGGGGACGGACATACTGACATGGTGGAGGCACGGGCTGACAGGAACTCTGGGAGATGTGTGGCTGTGACAGGGTGTTATGGGGGAGGTGCTGACATGACAGGATCTCAGGGGGACACGTGTTGTTCTGATGGGTCCCAGGGTGGGGATGCTGACACGACAGGGTCGGGGGGGGGACACAGTTGCCATCGTGAGGGAGTCTCAGGGGAACGGGCTGCTGACAGGGCCTGAGTCCTGTGCTCGCTGTCGTGGCAGGGTAAGGAGGCTGTCCTGCTTGGTCTCGGGGACGCGCTGGTAACACGTGTCCGTGGTGGGGACAGCGTCTGTGAGCACGGTGGGCTGAGCGGGGCGCGCCGTGCCACACGCCGCTGATGCAAACACGAGAGCGAGCAGGGCGCCTCCTCTACTAAATGGGGGCGGGGACAGGCGCTCGGAGCTCGACATAAAATGGCGCCTCTTCGCCCACATTCCCCAGCGCCGGCCAACCCAACCCTCCAAGGCTTCAACCGAACCTTTTACAGCCGCCTGCACGCAGTTCCCATAGGTCGATTTCGGTCTGCTCACCATCCTCATTGGGTCTGATCCCTTGGCCGGGATCCCGCCCGATCGCTGATTGGTCGCTCTACATGTCAGACTCTAATCCCGCCTTCTCCCGTCTTTCACATTATTGATAGCTCATTGGTGTTGTCTCGCGTCAATTGAATTTTAGTCCCGCCTTCTCTACATAGCTAGCGTCTTAGAAGCCCGCCTAACGGCCGATTGGTCAAATTTCACATCAATCACAAGTTCGTTCCATGCTCTCCAAGCCTCTCCCGTACGGGGTTTCCTGAGGAGCCCGCATGATCGCTGATTGGCCATCTGTCACGTCAGTTGTTCTTTCGCCTCATCCCTTCGTCCCACCCTTCCCCGAAAGGGCCTTCTGATTTTCTATTGGCCACAGCCTCCGTCAGTTCCTTCCGCTGCCCTCCCTCATTGGGCGGAGCCGCGAAGGGGGCGTATCCTAGGGCCGGGGCTTTTCGTGGACTGCTACCACTCCCTCTTAGAATCCGCCTGGTTTGCCATTAGCCATGCAACCTGTCATCCGCCATTAGTCCCGCCCACAGGGTGCCACCTTGCCTCCTGATTGGGTGGGACCGAGTCGGGAGGCGTGTCTCAGGGCCGGGGCCGTGTCGCACagctcccccagtccctccctcGCCAGCCCTTTGGCGGTCACCGGCGGGGTTAGGCTGCCTCGTCAGCGAGTCggactcccccgcccctccccccgccccgagagCGACTTGGGCTCGCCCCCCGCAGCGACCATGAGCGGTAAGGACGGCACCACCCCGGCCCCGGGGGACGCGAGTCCGGCCGACTCCGACGGGCCGGCCCCGCCCcggccagcccccacccccgggccgAGGGgacctgggaggggagggactcgggggaggggggaaccctcGGGGGGTGggacccggggggagggggctcgagACGGGGGAGGATcccgggggagggggccggggagggCCAGGATCCCCGGAGGGAGGGGAACTCTCGTGGGGGCGGTCCCGGGAGGGATTGGTACCTGagcccgggggaggggagaaacctcGTGGGGGAGGTCACGAGGGGAGGGGGCTCGAGATGGGGGAGgatcccgggggaggggggacctttgTACCCTCGTGGGGTGGgtcacggggggaggggggcaaagatCCCGTGGGGGGGCCATCCTTCGTGAGGGTGGATCTCGCAGGGACTGGGAGCCCTCGTGGGGGAGGAtccagggggaggggcacccctcgTGGGGGTGGACCTCAGGGGAAGCGGAACCCTTAAGGGGGGAATCCCTGGGAGAGGAGGTAAGGAtccggtggggtggggggggactctCGTGAGGTGGGGTCCCCTGGGGGACGGTGTAAGTGTAAGGattgggggggggaagctgttatgggagggggctcttggacggggtgggggtaggatccaggtgggagggggatcccTCATGCGGAGGGGTGGCCAGGATCCTGGTGGGAATAATCCTGGGGGAAGGCACCTGGAAGTGGGGAGGGCGGATGTGAGGGCAGGGAGTGGAACCTTCCTGAGAGCGAATCTTTCATGCAGCCTTTGTGGAACagacgggggggaggagggggcaggatttttggggagggggaatcccTTGTGTGATGGATCCTATGAGAAAAGGGGCTGGGATCCTGTtccttggggcggggggaggggggaactgggGAACTCTTGTGGTTTAGTCCTGGCATGAGGGGTAGCCCTTGTGGAGAATCCAGGGGGATGGGAGAACTTTGTGGGATGGAtccagggttgggggtggggggcagaaactTGGGGAGAGAGAGGCCTAGTGGTGCAGGatcctagggcagtggttctcaacctttccagactactgtacccctttcaggcatctgatttgtcttgcatacccacatgttcacctcatttaaaaaacaattgcttacaaaatcagacataaaaatacaaaaatggcacagcacactattactgaaaaattgcttgttttcatttttaccatatttataaaatcaattggaatataaatattatacttacctttcagtgtatcgtatatagagcagtagaaacaagtcattgactgtatgaaattttagtttgtactgactttgctagtgctttttatgtagcctgttgtaaaactaggcaaatatctggatgagttgataTATCCCTGGGGGTACTGAGacgtcttccagggggtacatgtatccctgggtGAGAATCACTGTCCTAGGGTGTAGAGGGAACCTTTGCAGAAGTGGAATCTGGGTGGAGAGAGGTTGGGAAGGTCTGTGGGAGGGGGAacactcaggggagggagggagcaggtgcaatggggccctgaggaAGGGAGGGCATGGGGATAGAGGGGAGAAcccagggggtggagaggggagcaGAAGAAGGGACTTGCAAGAGTGGAATGGGGAGGAAcctgagagaggaagagagcaCATTCCTCCTGTTTCCTCCTCACTGAGTTTCTGTGCTAACCCCCATTTGTCAATTTCTTCCCCAGTCTCTCTTCTCTACAGCTtaacagcccccctcccctcttctGCTTTCCCTTTCTGTCTCCTTCACCATCTCCCCCTTCACCATCCTCTCAAGCCTTCCCTTTACCTCTCTCTGTCCAGTTGAGTGCCTAGATACTAGGGGTGGTTGGTGCCCTTTAAATACTTAGAAAGACCCTCCTTCACCTTTCTAGTCCCACCTCCCTTCTTTCTGTTTTCACTTTCCTGGGTGTTCTCTTTTCCCTTAACTTTCCTGTTTTTAAACTGCTCTCATCACCCTTCTCAACCCTTCCCTGTACTCTGCTTCTTATAAACTTTTTACAGTTTAATTGTAACAGTGTTTATCGTTTTCCTCCCCATGCAGACCAAGAGAGTCCAGAAGAAATGGCTGTTGTGAAGTCTGAGAAGGAAGAAGAAAGTGCTTGTAGCAGAAGCAGTAGTATTGGAGGCAATGGTGAGGGTCAGGTGAGTGGAGTCCCAGCATGGtaggaaaagagaagattgtgTATGGTGTCGGTGGGGAATGGGATTTGAAAGGAGGCAGGTTGGTGGTACCCTGGCAGTCCTCATGCACACTGTGAGACTGCAAAAACCCATGACTTCTGTGTGGCGAGGTTCCCTGTGATGGCCCCAATAGTAAAGGGTAGGGGCTAGCTTTGGGGTAGAGAGAGGAGAGTTTTAAGACTGGGGAAATCAGTCACTTCTTTGACCTTGTATAACATATAAAGTGCGTTCATGCatataatttcaaaacaaacGCTCCACTGCACACATGTCTTCCCCtggtggaaggaggagagaacaaGCATGTGATGTGTTAGTCATATTGCTTGATGCACACCTAGAAGGTGCTCAGCTGTTGTGCTGATGAGCACAGTATGAGACCCTATAGAGAATGGAATATGGTTGTCCCCCGAGATCATATACAAAACCTCTGCCAGTGTTAACATTTTTGCACCTCCTCCAAGAAATAGTGATGTTAGCCCTTTCTTTAATCCTCTTTTCTTTCTAGGGGATGCATCGTCTCAGGGTCCATAGGTGCCTAGTAGCAATAGTACTGCCTCTTAGGATCTCTCCTCTGGAGATGTGCCAAATATCACGGCAAAGGGAAACTTCCTGGTCTTGGGCTGAACCATGAAGGCAGTTTCTACCATCTCTCCTTGTGTTCATAGAAATCCTTCCTCCTTTGATGTTCCTCCACGTGCTCATGCCTGACAGCCCTATGTTTGCTAGCTGTATTTTCCAGCTGTGTGTGTCACTAAGGGCTGTTTCCCTAATCTTTAGCCGAacactcctccttgtttttgcttaGTTCGCACGGGGCTGGCGATACTTAACTGCTTCTCCTCGTTTGTCTTTAGGAATCCCAGCCTTCCCCCCTGGCTCTGCTGGCAGCCACCTGCAGCAGGATTGAGTCTCCCAATGAGAACTCCAACAgctcccagagccagcaggggGGCTCAGGTGAGCTGGACCTCACAGCTGCTGCCGCTCAGCTTGCCCAGACTACAAATGGTTGGCAAATCGTTTCCACTGTCCCTGGGACATCCACCTCCTCCAAGGAGCAAGGGAGCAACGGCAGCGAGTCCTCACCAAAAAACCGACCTGTGACAGCTGGGCAGTATGTGGTTGCCGCTGCCCCCAATTTGCAGAATCAGCAGGTGCTGACCAGTTTGCCTGGTGTCCTACCAAACATTCAGTACCAGGTGATCCCACAGTTTCAAACAGTTGAtgggcagcagctgcagtttgCCACCACCCCAGCCCAAGTTAACGTCCAGCAGGATGCCTCTGGCCAACTTCAGATCATCCCCGGGACAAATCAACAGCTCATTACAAACAGAGGTGGGACAGGCAATATCATAGCCGCCATGCCAAATCTGCTGCAGCAGGCTGTCCCAATCCAGGGGGTTGGATTGGGCAATAACGCCCTCTCGGGACAAACTCAATATGTGGCAAATGTCCCAGTGGCTTTAAATGGTAATATCACCTTGCTGCCTGTCAGCAGTGTTGCCACGAGTTTGGCGCCCACTTCTCAGACCGTCACTTTAAGTAGCTCTGGCTCTCAAGACAGCAGCTCTCAAATAGTGACTTCTGGTTCTGCAATCAGCTCTTCCAACATAGTGACGTCCCTTGCCACCTCTGGTGGTTTTTTCACCAATGCCAACAGCTACTCTACCACGACCACAAGCAGTAACATGGGTGTCATGAATTTTTCCAGCAGTGGGACCATGGGAACAAATGTTCAGGTCCAGACACCCCAGAGGGTTAGCGGCATTCAGAATTCGGACTCTCTGCAGAACCAGGTTTCTGGCATGGGACTTCAGCAAGGTCAGCAGAAGGACGCTGATCAAAATCAGCAGTCTCAACAGCAGATCCTAGTGCAGCCTCAGCTTGTCCAGGGAGGGCAAACCATTCAGGCCCTCCAAGCTGCTCCACTCTCTGGCCAGACCTTTACCACCCAAGCCATCTCCCAAGATGCTTTGCAGAACCTTCAGCTTCAAGCAGTCTCCAACTCTGGGCCAATCATTATTCGAACACCTACTGTGGGGCCAAATGGGCAGGTCAGCTGGCAGACTAttcagctgcagaatcttcaggtGCAGAACCCCCAAGCTCAGACAATCACCTTGGCCCCAATGCAGGGAGTCTCTCTGGGGCAGACGGGGCATACCAACACGCTCACACCAATAGCATCTGCCTCACTCCCCAGCGGCACTGTCACTGTAAATGCCGCTCAGCTGTCTTCTATGCCAGGCCTTCAGACCATTAACCTCAGTGCCTTGGGAGCGTCTGGAATCCAAGTACACCAGCTACAAGGGCTGCCGCTGGCTATAGCAAATGCTACTGGTAAGTTGGACGTTTTGTTGAAATGGCTTCTGAattattctttttgtttctgaTCTCGCTTCCTGTAAGGCAGTGTCTCAACCGTT containing:
- the SP1 gene encoding transcription factor Sp1, encoding MSDQESPEEMAVVKSEKEEESACSRSSSIGGNGEGQESQPSPLALLAATCSRIESPNENSNSSQSQQGGSGELDLTAAAAQLAQTTNGWQIVSTVPGTSTSSKEQGSNGSESSPKNRPVTAGQYVVAAAPNLQNQQVLTSLPGVLPNIQYQVIPQFQTVDGQQLQFATTPAQVNVQQDASGQLQIIPGTNQQLITNRGGTGNIIAAMPNLLQQAVPIQGVGLGNNALSGQTQYVANVPVALNGNITLLPVSSVATSLAPTSQTVTLSSSGSQDSSSQIVTSGSAISSSNIVTSLATSGGFFTNANSYSTTTTSSNMGVMNFSSSGTMGTNVQVQTPQRVSGIQNSDSLQNQVSGMGLQQGQQKDADQNQQSQQQILVQPQLVQGGQTIQALQAAPLSGQTFTTQAISQDALQNLQLQAVSNSGPIIIRTPTVGPNGQVSWQTIQLQNLQVQNPQAQTITLAPMQGVSLGQTGHTNTLTPIASASLPSGTVTVNAAQLSSMPGLQTINLSALGASGIQVHQLQGLPLAIANATGDHGAQLGLHGGGGDGMGDENATVEEGETSPDPQPQGRRMRREACTCPYCKDSEGRGSGDPGKKKQHICHIPGCGKVYGKTSHLRAHLRWHTGERPFVCSWMFCGKRFTRSDELQRHKRTHTGEKKFACPECPKRFMRSDHLSKHIKTHQNKKGGTANNVAMNVSAVSMDTGTSEGNSGPTPSALIATNMVAMEAICPEGIARLASSGINVMQVADLQSINISGNGF